The region CCCCTCCAGCGGCGCAAGATACCCTTCGCCGGCCGGAAGATTGCCGAAGCAGCCGGGCGCGGTCAGCAGGCCGTCGTCCCCCCCGGCGTCGCGCCCCTGTTTGCAGATCATCATGTCGGTGCCGTTGGGGCAGGTGACCCGGACCCACTCCGCCCGGTTGACCGCAGCCACCAGTCGGGCGGTGCGCTCGGCCAGGGCCTGCCAGTCCACGGTCATGGAACTGTGGAACATGTCCGGGTCGAAGTGGGGCAGGCTGGCGAAGCGTGTGCCGGCGGCGCAGGCCAGGGCGCGGTAGCGGGTATGGCTGGTGGAATTGTTGGCAAGGGCGATGATGACGTCGGCCACGGCGTGCCGGTGGGTCAGGACCACCTCCCGGGCGGCGGCGATCTCGTCGGGCGAGGCCTGTTTTGCCAGGAGCTTTGCCAAGAGTCCCGATTGGTCCAGTTCGGCGATGGCGTCTGCGCCGAAGGTCGCCAGCCAGAGTTCCCGGGGCGGCTCGGCGCCCGAGGCGGGGGTGGCGGGGAACTCCACGAAGCCGCCGCTGCCGTAGGTCCGTGCGGCGAATGCCGCCGCCATGCGGGCGGTGGCGCTCAGGCGCACGCGCCGGTCCCGGTCGCCGGCGGAGACCGTTTCGTCGGTCCGGATCGTATCGGTGAACACCAGGACCCGTTCGTTGGCGCCG is a window of Geobacter sp. FeAm09 DNA encoding:
- a CDS encoding aminopeptidase, translated to MPSLDGAFRSLFETNMGIGANERVLVFTDTIRTDETVSAGDRDRRVRLSATARMAAAFAARTYGSGGFVEFPATPASGAEPPRELWLATFGADAIAELDQSGLLAKLLAKQASPDEIAAAREVVLTHRHAVADVIIALANNSTSHTRYRALACAAGTRFASLPHFDPDMFHSSMTVDWQALAERTARLVAAVNRAEWVRVTCPNGTDMMICKQGRDAGGDDGLLTAPGCFGNLPAGEGYLAPLEGKSHGTMVIEWAPTRKLDEPLRLTVENGTVARMEGTDPHRAKLEAKFAENANCRNIAELGIGTNDKASRPDNVLEAEKILGTIHIALGDNSGFGGRVSAPFHEDYVFYRPTLTAIMADGSERVIIDDGTMLV